In Hyalangium minutum, the sequence GTGATCGTCCACCAGCAGGATGCTGGTGGTGAGGGGCTCGGACTGAGAGGTGTACTGGGAGGTATTGGTGGAGCCTTCCACGTCCGTCCTCCTGCGGGTCGCTGGCATCGTCCTGAGGTCCAACTGGGTAACGCTGGACATGGGCCAGAATTGCTCCGCCCGCCTGACTGCCTCCCAGGCAGACACCTGGGACGCTGCCCCGCTGGCAGTGCTCAAGAGGGGGCTCAGAGGTGCGCGAGCAGCTCGCCCAGCGCCTCGATGCGCGCATCCCCGTCCAGGCCGAGGCCCACGAAGCGCACGCCCGCTGCCCCTGCCGCGCCCCGGTCATAGCGGGAGTCACCCACCATCAGCGCCTCGCCAGCCGTGGCTCCGAGCTTCTCCAGCGCGTAGAGCACCAGATCCGGCGCGGGCTTCGAGCGCGGCACCAGGTCCGCACACGCACTGCATTCGAAACAGTCCGCCAGCTGGGCGGCTTCCAGCAGCGTGGAGGCCAGCGGTGACACTGTGTTCGTCACCACCGCACGTCCCAGTCCGCGAGTGCCCAGCAGCTCCAACAACCCCCGCGCCTCCGGGTTCACCCAGACGTGCTCCGCGTAGCGTGGGAAGTGCTCGATGTAGAAACGGTCCAGCTCGGCGGGCGTACAGCGCAGCCCGAACACGCGCACGTCCGCCTCGGTGCCCTGCCCGAAGGTGGGCTGGAACTCCTCGCGTGTCACGGGGCTGCCGCGGAAGCGCACTCCCGCGGCGGCCACCACATGGGCCCACGCCTCCTCGCTCTTGAGGAGGACGCCATCCATGTCGAACAGAACCGCGCGAAGCACGCAGCTCAGGCCTTCGGCGTCTCGGCCGAGGCGCGCTGCGCCTCCACCTGCCGGCGCACGTCATCCATGTCCAGCTCGCGCACCTTGGAGATCAGCTCCTCGAGCGCCGCCGCGGGCAGCGCCCCGGCCTGCTCGAACAGAAGGATGCCATCCCGGAACACCATCAGCGTGGGGATGGAGCGGATCTCGAACGCCCCGGACAGCTCCTGCTCCGCGTCCGTGTCGATCTTCCCGAAGGTGATGTCCGCGTGCTTACCGGACACCTGCTCATAGATGGGGGCAAAGGCGCGGCAGGGGCCGCACCACGAAGCCCACCAATCCAGCAGGACGATGCCTTGCTTGCCGACGGTGTCCTTGAAGTTGTTCTTGCTGATTTCGATCGTCGCCATTTGTGGCCTCCTCCTACCGCACGTCCAGCAGCTCCACCTCGAAGACGAGCGTGGCGTTGGGGGGGATGACCCCTCCGGCGCCTCGCGCGCCGTAGCCCAGCTCCGGGGGGATGGTGAGCTTGCGCAGCCCGCCCACCTTCATGCCCGCCACGCCTTGATCCCAGCCTTGGATGACATGGCCTGCCCCGAGCGGGAAGGAGAACCCCTGCCCACGGTCCCTGCTGCTGTCGAACGTCTTGCCGTCGGTGAGTGTGCCCACGTAGTGCACCGTCACCTTCTTGCCCGCGACAGCCTCGGCGCCCGTGCCGACCTTCAGGTCCTCCACCTTCAAGCTCATCCACAGCCTCCTGGGAAATTAAGGGGGAAGCCCACCTTAACGCGCTGGAGCGGCGCGCGCTGCTCTAGAAAAGAGACGGCGCGGCACCCTGTTGAGTGGGGGGTGCCGCGCCGCCGGCTCATGTCCTGTATCTCACCTGGCCTGAGCTAGAACGTGCCGCCGATGTTCAGCGTGCCGGAGTACCGGCCGTTCTCGTTGAGGCCCGAGTCCACGCCCACGAAATCCTGGTCGAACAGGAAGTTGTAGTTGGCGCGCAGGTCCGCGGTGAAGCTGCCGATGTGGGTGCGCAGACCGGCGCCCACGGGCACGTTGCCCACGGTGTCATCGCTGAAGCCCGCGGCCGCCGCACCGGCGTTGCGGAAGTTGTAGTCGCTGAGGCCGATGCCGCCCAGCACGTACGGCTGCAC encodes:
- a CDS encoding FKBP-type peptidyl-prolyl cis-trans isomerase; this translates as MSLKVEDLKVGTGAEAVAGKKVTVHYVGTLTDGKTFDSSRDRGQGFSFPLGAGHVIQGWDQGVAGMKVGGLRKLTIPPELGYGARGAGGVIPPNATLVFEVELLDVR
- a CDS encoding HAD family hydrolase — its product is MLRAVLFDMDGVLLKSEEAWAHVVAAAGVRFRGSPVTREEFQPTFGQGTEADVRVFGLRCTPAELDRFYIEHFPRYAEHVWVNPEARGLLELLGTRGLGRAVVTNTVSPLASTLLEAAQLADCFECSACADLVPRSKPAPDLVLYALEKLGATAGEALMVGDSRYDRGAAGAAGVRFVGLGLDGDARIEALGELLAHL
- the trxA gene encoding thioredoxin, with amino-acid sequence MATIEISKNNFKDTVGKQGIVLLDWWASWCGPCRAFAPIYEQVSGKHADITFGKIDTDAEQELSGAFEIRSIPTLMVFRDGILLFEQAGALPAAALEELISKVRELDMDDVRRQVEAQRASAETPKA